One region of Arcobacter sp. CECT 8983 genomic DNA includes:
- a CDS encoding glutamine--tRNA ligase/YqeY domain fusion protein: MNESKDFLRAIVEEDLKSNKYNNVVTRFPPEPNGFPHIGHAKSICINFGIARDYNGHCNLRMDDTNPTKEDTKYVEALKDAVKWLGFDWGEEVYFTSDYFQKLYDYAVELIKKEKAYVDSISEEEMRELRGTVTQAGKRSQYANRTVEENLELFEKMKNGEFKDGEHVLRAKIDMSAANMKMRDPLLYRIRHAHHFRAGDKWCIYPMYDFAHCLSDYIEGVTHSICTLEFENNRDIYDWVLDTLELQPPRPYQHEFARLGINYTVMSKRKLLELVEGNYVSGWDDPRMPTIAGYKRRGYTPESILNFCDQIGIAKANSMVDVAQLEYCIRNDLNQKVPRVMCVLDPLKVTIENYEGEGEEIEASYYPHDVPKEGFRKVPFTKELFIEREDFNENPPKGYYRLTPEQPVRLRHGYIISCEEVIKDASGKIIEIKAKYYKDSKSGSDTSGIKVKSAIQWVSANKAKNIEVRLYDRLFKNEAPEGLEDLNPDSLSIIKNALVEPAVIEDKSHERFQFERQGYFYKEPVDYTDQAPVFNKIVSLKDSWAKKSKKEEDKPKEVKKQEPKKVQIDGEAAPLTKEQEELFEKYTKELKLNTEVSNILCRDEKLSSFYEKTLKHLNSPVALANIVANDVAKQLKEKSALELKFNASDIAELIKMVDDETISTKIAKQVFEEMSQSGQSPTKIVEDKGLIQISDEAVILPIIDDVIAKNPENLEKFKNGNTKLSGFFVGQVLKATGGKANPKVVNELVAKRLNN, encoded by the coding sequence ATGAATGAAAGCAAAGATTTTTTACGTGCAATTGTAGAAGAAGACCTAAAATCAAATAAATACAATAATGTAGTTACAAGATTCCCTCCTGAACCAAATGGTTTTCCTCATATTGGACACGCTAAATCTATCTGTATAAACTTTGGTATTGCACGTGATTATAATGGTCACTGTAACCTTAGAATGGATGATACAAACCCAACAAAAGAAGATACAAAATATGTTGAAGCCTTAAAAGATGCTGTTAAATGGCTAGGTTTTGACTGGGGTGAAGAAGTTTATTTTACATCTGATTATTTCCAAAAACTATATGACTATGCTGTAGAACTTATAAAAAAAGAAAAAGCATATGTTGATAGCATAAGTGAAGAAGAAATGAGAGAGCTAAGAGGTACTGTTACACAAGCTGGTAAAAGAAGTCAATATGCAAACAGAACTGTAGAAGAAAACCTTGAGCTTTTTGAAAAGATGAAAAATGGTGAGTTTAAAGATGGGGAACATGTATTAAGAGCAAAGATTGATATGAGCGCAGCTAATATGAAGATGAGAGACCCTCTTTTATATAGAATTAGACATGCTCACCACTTTAGAGCTGGTGATAAATGGTGTATTTACCCAATGTATGATTTTGCTCATTGTTTATCTGATTATATTGAAGGGGTTACACACTCTATTTGTACTTTAGAGTTTGAAAATAATAGAGATATCTATGATTGGGTTTTAGATACTTTAGAATTACAACCACCAAGACCATATCAACATGAGTTTGCAAGACTTGGAATTAACTATACTGTTATGAGTAAAAGAAAACTTCTTGAGCTAGTTGAAGGAAACTATGTGAGTGGTTGGGATGACCCAAGAATGCCTACAATTGCAGGATATAAAAGAAGAGGATATACACCTGAATCTATTTTAAACTTCTGTGACCAAATTGGTATTGCAAAAGCAAACTCTATGGTTGATGTTGCACAACTAGAATACTGTATTAGAAATGATTTAAACCAAAAAGTTCCAAGAGTTATGTGTGTATTAGACCCACTTAAAGTAACTATAGAAAATTATGAAGGTGAAGGTGAAGAGATTGAAGCTTCATATTATCCCCATGATGTTCCAAAAGAAGGTTTTAGAAAAGTACCATTTACAAAAGAACTTTTTATAGAAAGAGAAGACTTTAATGAAAATCCACCAAAGGGATATTATAGACTTACACCAGAGCAACCTGTAAGGTTAAGACATGGTTATATCATTTCTTGTGAAGAAGTTATTAAAGATGCAAGTGGAAAAATCATTGAAATCAAAGCTAAATATTATAAAGACTCAAAAAGTGGAAGTGACACAAGTGGTATAAAAGTAAAAAGTGCTATTCAATGGGTAAGTGCAAATAAAGCTAAAAATATAGAAGTAAGGCTTTATGATAGACTATTTAAAAATGAAGCACCTGAAGGATTAGAAGACTTAAATCCTGATTCACTTTCTATTATCAAAAATGCCCTTGTAGAACCAGCAGTAATTGAAGATAAATCACATGAAAGATTCCAATTTGAAAGACAAGGATATTTCTATAAAGAACCAGTTGATTATACAGATCAAGCTCCTGTATTTAATAAGATTGTTTCTTTAAAAGACTCTTGGGCTAAAAAGAGTAAAAAAGAAGAAGACAAACCTAAAGAAGTAAAAAAACAAGAGCCAAAAAAAGTTCAAATAGATGGGGAAGCAGCTCCTTTAACAAAAGAGCAAGAAGAACTTTTTGAAAAGTATACTAAAGAGTTAAAACTAAATACAGAAGTATCAAATATTTTATGTAGAGATGAAAAACTTTCTTCATTTTATGAAAAGACTCTAAAACATTTAAATAGTCCAGTAGCTTTAGCTAATATTGTTGCAAATGATGTTGCAAAACAATTAAAAGAGAAATCTGCTTTAGAACTTAAGTTTAATGCTTCAGATATCGCAGAACTTATTAAAATGGTTGATGATGAAACTATTTCAACAAAGATAGCAAAACAAGTATTTGAAGAGATGAGCCAATCAGGACAAAGCCCTACTAAAATTGTTGAAGATAAAGGTTTAATTCAAATTAGTGATGAAGCTGTTATTTTACCTATCATTGATGATGTTATTGCAAAAAATCCAGAAAACTTAGAAAAGTTTAAAAATGGAAATACAAAACTATCAGGTTTCTTTGTGGGACAGGTATTAAAAGCAACAGGTGGAAAAGCAAATCCTAAAGTTGTAAATGAACTTGTAGCAAAACGCCTAAATAATTAA
- a CDS encoding peroxiredoxin: MLVTKKAPDFTSKAVLADGQIVEDFNLYENIGEKGAVLFFWPLDFTFVCPSEIIAFSKRVKDFKERGIQVIGCSIDSEFAHFAWRETPVEQGGIGRVEFPMVADLSKQIAKDYDVLFNEEVALRGSFLIDKDGTVRHAVINDLPLGRNIDEMIRMVDTMIFTNENGEVCPAGWNKGDEGMKDTTEGVAEYLSKNSDKL, from the coding sequence ATGTTAGTAACAAAAAAAGCTCCAGATTTTACATCAAAGGCAGTATTAGCTGATGGACAAATTGTAGAGGATTTTAATTTATATGAAAATATTGGTGAGAAAGGTGCAGTATTATTTTTCTGGCCTTTAGATTTTACGTTTGTTTGTCCATCTGAAATTATTGCTTTTTCAAAAAGAGTTAAAGATTTCAAAGAAAGAGGTATTCAAGTGATTGGTTGTTCTATTGATTCAGAATTTGCACACTTTGCTTGGAGAGAAACACCAGTTGAACAAGGTGGTATTGGAAGAGTTGAGTTCCCAATGGTTGCAGACTTAAGCAAACAAATTGCAAAAGATTATGATGTATTATTTAATGAAGAAGTTGCATTAAGAGGTTCATTCTTAATTGACAAAGATGGAACAGTAAGACATGCAGTTATCAATGACTTACCATTAGGAAGAAATATTGATGAAATGATAAGAATGGTTGATACTATGATTTTTACAAATGAAAATGGTGAGGTTTGTCCTGCTGGATGGAACAAAGGTGATGAAGGTATGAAAGATACAACAGAAGGTGTAGCTGAATACTTAAGTAAAAACTCTGACAAGTTATAA
- the trxA gene encoding thioredoxin, which produces MSKYIEINESTMEDTVKEGVSLVDFWAPWCGPCRMIAPAIEQLAIDYEGKAKICKVNTEEEQNLTVKYGIRSIPTILFFKDGEIVDQLIGATTKAALEEKLNKYI; this is translated from the coding sequence ATGTCAAAATATATTGAAATAAATGAAAGTACTATGGAAGATACAGTTAAAGAAGGTGTTTCTTTAGTAGATTTTTGGGCACCTTGGTGCGGACCTTGTAGAATGATTGCTCCAGCAATTGAACAGCTAGCAATAGATTACGAAGGTAAAGCAAAAATTTGTAAAGTAAATACAGAAGAAGAACAAAATCTAACTGTAAAATATGGAATTAGATCTATTCCTACTATTCTTTTCTTTAAAGATGGTGAAATTGTAGATCAACTAATTGGTGCAACTACTAAAGCTGCATTAGAAGAAAAACTAAACAAATATATCTAA
- a CDS encoding redoxin domain-containing protein — translation MKEKIKKYLKEIIVFVVVLTIAANVFSYYRSLDLNKEKLDLKTITLLDGSLYTLPNNKPVLLHFWATWCPTCKFEASNIEKISKDYEVITVAVQSGTKEDIQNYLNEHNLSFKVINDEDSFYSKKFNIKAFPSTFIYDSEKSLMFSEVGYTSTLGLYARMSLAK, via the coding sequence ATGAAAGAAAAGATAAAAAAGTATTTAAAAGAGATTATTGTTTTTGTTGTTGTATTAACTATTGCTGCAAATGTTTTTAGCTATTATCGCTCACTTGATTTAAATAAAGAAAAATTAGATTTAAAAACTATTACATTATTAGATGGCAGTTTATATACTCTTCCTAATAATAAACCAGTACTTCTTCACTTTTGGGCTACTTGGTGTCCAACTTGTAAATTTGAAGCTTCAAATATAGAAAAAATATCAAAAGATTATGAAGTGATTACGGTTGCAGTTCAATCAGGAACAAAAGAAGATATTCAAAATTATTTAAATGAACATAATCTAAGTTTTAAAGTTATCAATGATGAAGATAGCTTTTATTCAAAAAAATTCAATATTAAAGCCTTTCCTTCTACTTTTATATATGACAGTGAAAAAAGTTTAATGTTTAGTGAAGTGGGTTACACTTCAACTCTTGGATTATATGCAAGAATGTCCTTAGCAAAATAA
- a CDS encoding methyl-accepting chemotaxis protein — protein sequence MFKNMSIQKKFSFVTVLIIFVALVISFLVFNYYKNITKKEVYQSTLDELITHVTENVQVKKDVGISNALSIANDGRIKQALRENNRELAILSLKSISKEMKDHTPFKNIKVHVHTKDNKSFLRAWKPEKYGDDLSSFRHSVVKVNSSNEPVNTMELGKAGLSLRTVVPIKDDNGEHLGSLEFIQGLNSVAKKFDKDKDAFLLLMDLNVKKVELFNDTNKFKNYLISQKFVNKDFLADARTIDLESLKANGFYKSDKYFYTSSEVKDFRGETLGIYLVARPLAIVESAIINAEKFINTAVMILVIFGLVVLVAILFNLKNTVIKPLGILSDAIVDLTKSNDPSEKIKLNRNDELGILANNFNKYLSNIEEGLKQDAKVIDEAIDIVAKAKDGFYTYKIDSSASNKQVELLKENINQMLEITRDNIVMVINALIEFGNARYDYKISSDKSGNIGSLVKGANALGDSISEVLSMIDKTGRSLSVNSNELAATSEQLSASATQQAASLEETAAAVEEITSTIVSTGQRAKEMSDIAEDLKTTSAEDDKLAHRTGKSMEEINTATNDIVEAITVIDQIAFQTNILSLNAAVEAATAGEAGKGFAVVAGEVRNLANRSAEAAKEIKDLVIYAQEKTKEGKETADKMVESFKYLNEKVSQVTTNVNEVSSATNEQTRAMEQINSVITQLDKATQENANASEIVSQKAMTLSEIASNLMAVINRTQFDTSKSNQVCDVDLVFDTTKLKLDHISFKETNFKELGNGKTAKVKTHTECALGKWIEEHSNESYTNNKDWDEFLIAHEKVHSNVQKYIDIDAKDKTDKQLFSVARDIEDNTTKVFNYIDKIKEHNCTDLKNS from the coding sequence ATGTTTAAAAATATGAGTATTCAAAAGAAATTTTCTTTTGTAACTGTTCTTATAATATTTGTTGCATTAGTAATTAGTTTTTTGGTTTTTAATTACTATAAAAATATTACAAAAAAAGAAGTTTATCAAAGTACATTAGATGAGTTAATTACTCACGTCACTGAGAATGTACAAGTGAAAAAAGATGTTGGGATTTCAAATGCTTTATCAATAGCAAATGATGGAAGAATAAAACAAGCACTAAGAGAAAACAACAGAGAGTTAGCAATTCTTAGTTTAAAGTCAATCTCAAAAGAGATGAAGGACCATACCCCTTTTAAAAACATCAAAGTTCATGTGCATACAAAAGATAACAAATCTTTTTTAAGAGCATGGAAACCAGAAAAATATGGTGATGATTTAAGCTCATTTAGACATAGTGTTGTAAAAGTAAATAGTTCAAATGAACCAGTTAATACAATGGAACTAGGAAAAGCTGGACTTAGTTTAAGAACAGTGGTTCCTATAAAAGATGACAATGGAGAACATTTAGGTTCTTTAGAGTTTATTCAAGGTTTAAACTCTGTTGCTAAGAAGTTTGATAAAGACAAAGATGCTTTTTTACTTCTTATGGATTTAAATGTAAAAAAAGTTGAACTTTTTAATGATACAAACAAATTTAAAAACTATCTTATTTCTCAAAAATTTGTAAATAAAGATTTCTTAGCTGATGCAAGAACAATTGATTTAGAGTCTTTAAAAGCAAATGGTTTTTATAAAAGTGATAAATACTTTTATACAAGTAGTGAGGTAAAAGATTTTAGAGGTGAAACTTTAGGAATCTACTTAGTAGCAAGACCTTTAGCAATAGTTGAAAGTGCTATTATTAATGCAGAGAAGTTTATTAATACAGCAGTTATGATTTTAGTAATCTTTGGTTTAGTTGTTTTAGTCGCTATTTTATTTAATCTAAAAAATACAGTTATAAAACCATTGGGTATTTTATCTGATGCAATTGTTGATCTAACAAAAAGCAATGACCCAAGCGAAAAAATAAAACTAAATAGAAATGATGAATTAGGGATTTTAGCTAATAATTTTAATAAATATCTTTCAAATATAGAAGAGGGCTTAAAGCAAGATGCAAAAGTTATTGATGAAGCAATTGATATTGTAGCAAAAGCAAAAGATGGTTTCTATACATATAAAATCGATTCAAGTGCTTCAAATAAACAAGTAGAACTATTAAAAGAGAATATTAATCAAATGTTAGAAATAACAAGGGATAATATTGTTATGGTAATCAATGCATTAATTGAGTTTGGTAATGCACGTTATGATTATAAAATTTCTAGTGATAAAAGTGGGAATATCGGTTCTTTAGTAAAAGGGGCAAACGCTTTAGGTGATTCTATTTCAGAAGTTTTATCTATGATTGATAAAACAGGTAGAAGTTTATCAGTAAACTCAAATGAACTTGCAGCAACTTCAGAACAACTTTCTGCTTCAGCAACACAACAAGCAGCCAGCTTAGAAGAGACAGCTGCTGCAGTTGAAGAGATTACTTCTACTATTGTTTCAACAGGACAAAGAGCAAAAGAGATGTCAGATATTGCAGAAGATTTAAAAACTACAAGTGCAGAAGATGATAAGTTAGCTCATAGGACTGGAAAGTCTATGGAAGAGATTAATACTGCAACTAATGATATTGTTGAAGCAATTACAGTAATTGATCAAATTGCTTTCCAAACAAATATTCTATCACTAAATGCAGCAGTTGAAGCAGCAACTGCTGGTGAAGCTGGAAAAGGTTTTGCAGTTGTTGCAGGTGAAGTTAGAAACTTAGCAAATAGATCTGCTGAAGCAGCAAAAGAGATTAAAGATTTAGTAATTTATGCTCAAGAAAAAACAAAAGAGGGTAAAGAAACAGCTGATAAAATGGTTGAAAGCTTCAAGTATCTAAATGAAAAAGTTTCACAAGTTACAACAAATGTAAATGAAGTAAGTTCTGCAACTAATGAACAAACAAGAGCAATGGAACAGATCAATTCTGTAATTACTCAATTAGATAAAGCTACACAAGAAAATGCAAATGCATCTGAAATAGTATCTCAAAAAGCTATGACTTTAAGTGAAATAGCTTCTAACTTAATGGCAGTTATAAATAGAACTCAATTTGATACTTCAAAGTCAAATCAAGTATGTGACGTAGATTTAGTATTTGATACAACAAAACTAAAACTTGATCATATCTCATTTAAAGAAACAAACTTTAAAGAGCTTGGAAATGGCAAAACTGCAAAAGTTAAAACTCATACTGAATGTGCTTTAGGTAAGTGGATAGAGGAACATTCAAATGAGTCATATACTAACAACAAAGATTGGGATGAGTTCCTTATAGCTCACGAGAAAGTTCATAGCAATGTTCAAAAGTATATTGATATTGATGCAAAAGATAAAACAGATAAACAATTATTCTCTGTAGCAAGAGATATTGAAGATAATACGACTAAGGTATTTAATTATATTGATAAAATTAAAGAGCATAATTGTACAGATTTAAAAAACTCATAA
- a CDS encoding methyltransferase domain-containing protein, whose protein sequence is MAIKDKEKWNKKYKNTPELLDDRPQSYKLADVIKHTKGLDALDVACGSGRNSIFLANNDFKVTAIDISEVALDTLNKKNNPNVKTKLVDLDTHSFDENKYDLIIMTNFLDRNIIPKLTKALKKDGVLFIETYMFHEENEKPPSNPDFLLKEGELKTFFDKKEVEILEYDEFFNESFELYKMRKQSIVIRKK, encoded by the coding sequence ATGGCAATTAAAGATAAAGAAAAATGGAATAAAAAATATAAAAATACACCGGAACTTTTAGACGATAGACCCCAAAGCTATAAATTAGCAGATGTTATAAAACATACAAAAGGCTTAGATGCCCTTGATGTTGCTTGTGGTTCAGGAAGAAACTCAATTTTTCTTGCGAACAATGATTTTAAAGTAACAGCAATTGATATTTCAGAAGTGGCCCTTGATACTTTAAATAAAAAAAATAACCCAAATGTAAAAACAAAACTTGTTGATTTAGATACACACTCTTTTGATGAAAACAAATATGATTTAATTATAATGACAAACTTTTTAGATAGAAATATTATTCCTAAATTAACTAAGGCTTTAAAAAAAGATGGTGTACTATTTATAGAAACTTATATGTTCCATGAAGAGAATGAAAAGCCACCTTCAAATCCTGACTTTTTATTAAAAGAAGGAGAATTAAAAACTTTTTTTGATAAAAAAGAAGTAGAAATTTTAGAGTATGATGAATTTTTTAATGAAAGTTTTGAATTATATAAAATGAGAAAACAATCAATAGTTATAAGAAAAAAATAG
- a CDS encoding PAS domain S-box protein produces the protein MIESELYLSHSEEKFKLLFEFSPIAMAMIEQETGKFLEVNQTLLDYTGYSKDELLSLSFWDITPSKYSKQEKQQFKDLDKYKRFGPNEKEYIKKDGTRFPIRISGFSLKQADGKKVVWGLIEDITETKHYELIYKDNKELLEYIAIESSLDKLLEKIVLLAEKRCYPSKCSILLLDKSKGRLVTGAAPSLPEFYNNAVNGTKIGKKVGSCGAAAFSKKRVIVENINEHENWQGFLEFTKKANLHSCWSEPIISSNNEILGTFAIYNDKPSSPNKYDLKYIETYANIASKAIEKHEYTLVLENREKDLKLLFDNSHSGIVYVSKEGKIIDANHRFAEMMGYDSANEFIGSFTTIFHLSEKKRNEFYKKSHPLLIENRTFDIEYRLKRKDGVPVWCRMSGKALDENRPADLSKGILWTINDISLRKNYEEQLNQKQILLKNILLTIPDMVWLKDQNGIYLACNSEFEKFFGDKEGNIVGKTDYDYVDKTLADFFRMNDKKAMKTEGVHKNEEKVTYATDGREVLLHTSKKAMKDKDDNIIGVLGIGHDITELKRREDELRELNKLANSLAESQQVLLSLFDKGDSVLLKWKNDEVWTVEYASLSIKKLLGYSKKEFLNNEIDYFDCIHKEDLQRVKSEYKKSLSKRKDYFKHEPYRIVTKQNEEKWVLDYTATQIDNENNVVNFIGYIIDITEQVQSQEMMYQQSKIASLGEMLGNISHQWRQPLSIVSSLATGSKLKKEMGILEDNELMLNLDNINKYAQYLSSTIDDFRNFFLSDSQTKGVVNLKETILKVVGLAKDSYKTKGINLILNLEDDSLFECNENLLIQALINILNNASDALGSIDDNRSNRYVFVDLFKKKNKCIITIKDNAGGIKKEYINKIFEPYFTTKHQSQGTGIGLYMTNQIITKHLNGEIDVSNIEYSYLDKNYIGACFVIKLCLKNLN, from the coding sequence ATGATTGAGTCTGAATTATATTTATCACATTCAGAAGAAAAATTCAAACTACTATTTGAGTTTTCTCCTATTGCAATGGCAATGATAGAACAAGAAACTGGTAAGTTTCTAGAAGTAAATCAAACCTTATTAGATTATACTGGATATTCAAAAGATGAACTTTTATCCTTATCTTTTTGGGATATTACTCCTTCTAAATATAGTAAGCAAGAAAAACAACAATTTAAAGACTTAGATAAATATAAACGATTTGGACCCAATGAAAAAGAGTATATAAAAAAAGATGGAACAAGGTTTCCTATTAGAATTAGTGGTTTTAGTTTAAAACAAGCAGATGGCAAAAAAGTAGTTTGGGGCTTAATCGAAGATATTACAGAAACTAAACATTATGAACTTATTTATAAAGATAATAAAGAGTTATTAGAGTATATAGCTATAGAAAGTTCTCTTGATAAATTATTAGAAAAAATTGTATTACTTGCAGAAAAAAGATGTTATCCATCAAAGTGTTCAATTCTTTTATTAGATAAATCAAAAGGAAGATTAGTTACAGGAGCTGCTCCTTCTTTACCAGAATTTTATAATAATGCAGTTAATGGTACAAAAATAGGGAAAAAAGTTGGTTCTTGTGGTGCAGCAGCATTTTCAAAAAAAAGAGTTATTGTAGAAAATATTAATGAACATGAAAATTGGCAAGGTTTTTTAGAATTTACCAAAAAAGCAAACCTACACTCTTGTTGGTCAGAGCCAATTATCTCTTCTAATAATGAAATCTTAGGTACATTTGCAATTTATAATGATAAACCAAGTTCTCCAAATAAGTATGATTTAAAATATATTGAAACATATGCAAATATTGCATCAAAAGCAATTGAAAAACATGAATATACTTTAGTTTTAGAAAACAGAGAAAAAGATCTAAAACTTTTATTTGACAATTCTCATTCTGGGATTGTATATGTTTCAAAAGAGGGAAAGATAATAGATGCCAACCATAGGTTTGCAGAAATGATGGGATATGATTCAGCAAATGAATTTATAGGTTCATTTACCACTATATTTCATTTAAGTGAAAAAAAGAGAAATGAATTTTATAAAAAATCCCATCCTCTTTTAATAGAGAATAGAACCTTTGATATAGAGTATAGATTAAAACGAAAAGATGGTGTACCTGTTTGGTGTAGGATGTCAGGAAAGGCCTTAGATGAAAATAGACCAGCAGATTTATCAAAAGGTATCTTATGGACTATAAACGACATCTCTTTACGAAAAAATTATGAAGAACAGTTAAATCAAAAACAAATACTTTTAAAAAATATTTTACTTACAATTCCTGATATGGTTTGGTTGAAAGATCAAAATGGTATCTATTTAGCATGTAATTCAGAGTTTGAAAAATTCTTTGGAGACAAAGAAGGAAATATAGTTGGAAAAACTGATTATGATTATGTAGATAAAACACTTGCAGATTTTTTTAGAATGAATGATAAAAAAGCAATGAAAACTGAAGGTGTGCATAAGAATGAAGAAAAAGTTACTTATGCTACAGATGGAAGAGAAGTATTATTACATACTTCCAAAAAAGCAATGAAAGATAAAGATGATAATATAATTGGAGTTTTAGGAATAGGGCATGATATAACGGAATTAAAAAGAAGAGAAGATGAATTAAGAGAGTTAAATAAGTTAGCTAATTCCTTGGCAGAATCTCAACAAGTATTATTATCTTTATTTGATAAAGGTGATTCAGTTTTATTAAAATGGAAAAATGATGAGGTGTGGACTGTTGAGTACGCTTCTTTGAGTATTAAGAAACTCTTAGGGTATTCTAAAAAAGAGTTTTTAAACAATGAAATAGATTATTTTGACTGTATTCATAAAGAAGATTTACAAAGAGTTAAAAGTGAATATAAAAAATCATTAAGTAAAAGAAAAGACTATTTCAAACATGAACCTTATAGAATAGTCACAAAACAAAATGAGGAAAAATGGGTTTTAGATTATACGGCAACTCAAATTGATAATGAAAATAATGTTGTAAATTTTATTGGATATATTATTGATATAACTGAACAAGTACAAAGTCAAGAAATGATGTACCAACAATCAAAAATTGCATCACTAGGTGAAATGTTAGGTAATATTTCCCATCAATGGAGACAACCTTTATCAATTGTTTCAAGTTTAGCAACAGGAAGTAAGCTAAAAAAGGAGATGGGAATATTAGAAGATAATGAGTTAATGTTAAACTTAGATAATATAAATAAATATGCTCAATATCTTTCATCAACAATCGATGATTTTAGAAATTTCTTTCTTTCTGACTCACAGACTAAGGGTGTAGTAAATTTAAAAGAGACGATTTTAAAGGTAGTTGGCTTAGCAAAAGACTCTTATAAAACAAAAGGTATAAATTTAATTTTAAACCTAGAAGATGATTCCTTATTTGAATGCAATGAAAACCTACTAATTCAAGCTTTAATTAATATCTTAAATAATGCAAGTGATGCTTTGGGAAGTATAGATGATAATAGATCTAATAGATACGTTTTTGTAGATTTATTTAAGAAAAAAAATAAATGTATAATTACTATAAAAGATAATGCAGGTGGAATAAAAAAAGAGTATATAAATAAAATCTTTGAACCATACTTTACAACAAAACATCAATCTCAAGGTACGGGAATAGGTCTTTATATGACAAATCAAATAATAACAAAACATTTAAATGGTGAAATAGATGTTTCTAATATTGAATATTCATATTTAGATAAAAATTATATTGGAGCATGTTTTGTAATAAAACTATGCTTAAAAAATCTTAATTAA